One Idiomarina loihiensis L2TR genomic window carries:
- a CDS encoding IS4-like element ISIlo1 family transposase, protein MFLSQALDQLQEFTPDDFSKLPDLLEPELIEQCLEDAGVTTVRKRRLPMDFMVWAVVGMALFREMPMRQLVSHLDLMLPGKRPYVAPSAVVQARQRLGANVMKRMFELTNELWFDKLPLSHWNNLSVLAVDGTVWRTPDTPENDASYGRTANQRAESDYPQIRMVNQMEVSSHLVTSTEFGSIAEVSEVDLAARLIEQTPDHSLTLFDKGFYALGLLDQWHRAGEERHWLIPLRKGAQYSVKKSFSDTDKLVEIRLSPQAKKKWDNAPDTVQARLVCKKIAKKEVAILTSMTDTMRYPEADIVDLYAHRWEIEQAYREMKQYMLKSELTLRSKRPDLVEQELWGMLVAYNLLRYMMAQMAYSLKHIEPNQISFKQASHYLVGQLHILVHISPGKIPKVMEQMMEMASAFVLPERRERYYPRSIKRRPQRYPMRPPSKPTAS, encoded by the coding sequence ATGTTTCTGAGTCAAGCACTGGACCAACTGCAGGAGTTTACGCCGGATGATTTTAGTAAACTACCGGATCTGCTGGAGCCTGAGTTAATCGAACAATGCCTTGAAGACGCGGGCGTTACAACGGTACGCAAACGCCGTTTGCCAATGGACTTTATGGTCTGGGCGGTCGTAGGAATGGCATTATTTCGGGAAATGCCGATGCGTCAGCTCGTTTCACACCTTGATTTAATGTTGCCCGGCAAAAGACCTTACGTTGCGCCGAGTGCCGTAGTTCAGGCTCGTCAGCGTTTGGGGGCTAATGTTATGAAGCGTATGTTTGAGCTCACTAATGAGCTGTGGTTCGATAAACTACCGCTTTCTCACTGGAATAATCTATCGGTTCTGGCTGTCGACGGCACCGTCTGGCGTACACCGGACACACCGGAGAATGATGCTTCCTATGGGCGAACGGCTAACCAGCGGGCTGAATCCGACTATCCTCAAATTCGGATGGTGAATCAAATGGAAGTAAGCAGCCATTTAGTCACCTCGACGGAGTTCGGCAGTATTGCAGAGGTTAGTGAAGTAGACCTGGCAGCCCGGCTGATTGAACAGACGCCGGACCACTCACTGACGCTGTTCGATAAAGGGTTTTATGCGCTGGGTTTACTGGATCAATGGCATCGTGCCGGTGAGGAGCGCCATTGGCTTATTCCCCTCAGAAAAGGCGCACAATACTCTGTCAAGAAGTCTTTTAGCGACACGGACAAATTGGTAGAAATTAGGCTCTCACCACAAGCTAAGAAGAAGTGGGATAATGCACCGGACACTGTTCAGGCGCGTTTAGTGTGTAAGAAAATAGCTAAAAAAGAGGTTGCGATATTAACCTCAATGACAGACACGATGCGTTATCCTGAAGCCGATATCGTTGACTTATATGCTCATCGCTGGGAAATCGAGCAGGCTTACCGTGAAATGAAACAATATATGCTGAAGAGTGAGCTGACCCTGCGCAGCAAACGGCCTGACCTGGTTGAGCAGGAGTTGTGGGGCATGCTGGTCGCTTATAACTTATTGCGGTATATGATGGCGCAAATGGCCTATAGCCTGAAGCATATTGAGCCGAATCAAATAAGTTTCAAACAAGCCTCTCATTATCTGGTGGGGCAGTTACATATACTGGTACACATCTCACCCGGAAAAATACCCAAAGTCATGGAGCAAATGATGGAAATGGCCAGCGCATTCGTGCTGCCCGAAAGACGAGAGCGATATTACCCTCGTTCAATAAAAAGGCGGCCGCAACGTTATCCGATGCGACCGCCTTCTAAACCGACAGCCAGTTAG
- the acnA gene encoding aconitate hydratase AcnA has product MSGKDSLKTLSSLDVKGKTFHYYSLPKAEEALGDISKLPASMKVLLENLLRNEDGETVTKDDLQAMVDWSKKKKIDREIQYRPARVLMQDFTGVPGIVDLAAMRDAVAKAGHDPEVINPLSPVDLVIDHSVMVDKYATEGAFKENVRFEMERNKERYEFLKWGQGAFENFRVVPPGTGICHQVNLEYLGKSVWTKEEDGKTFAYPDTLVGTDSHTTMINGIGVLGWGVGGIEAEAAMLGQPVSMLIPEVVGFRMTGALKEGVTATDLVLTVTQMLREKGVVGKFVEFYGPGLDNLPLADRATISNMSPEYGATCGFFPVDDETLRYFRLSGRDEETIELVEKYSKAQGLWRDNDNEPEYTDTLELDLSTVTASLAGPKRPQDRVNMEQLGSNFDLILETNGKSGEKDKEVKVKGKDYSLSHGDVVIAAITSCTNTSNPSVMMAAGLLAKKAVEKGLVRKPWVKSSLAPGSKVVTDYFAKAGLDEYLDKLGFNLVGYGCTTCIGNSGPLDDEITEAINEGDLTVSSVLSGNRNFEGRVHPEVKANWLASPPLVVAYALSGTTRTDLSKDPLGKDSDGNDVFLKDIWPSSSEIAEAVKMVDNEMFGKEYGEVFEGDEEWQSISVAKGNTYNWQDDSTYVKNPPFFEGIDKPLQAPSDIKDANVLAVFADSITTDHISPAGSIKPDSPAGKYLQENGVEIKDFNSYGSRRGNHEVMMRGTFANIRIKNQMLDDVEGGYTKYIPTGEQMAIYDAAMKYMENDTPLVVLAGKEYGTGSSRDWAAKGTTLLGVKAVLAESYERIHRSNLVGMGVLPLQFVEGEGVKEHKLTGEEQISILGLDDNLKPGQMLKVVAKRKDGSEVEFEVKCRIDTGNEMSYYKSGGILHYVLRGMLK; this is encoded by the coding sequence ATGTCAGGCAAAGACAGTCTGAAAACCTTAAGTTCGTTAGATGTTAAAGGAAAAACCTTTCATTATTATAGCCTGCCTAAAGCAGAGGAAGCCTTAGGAGACATTTCTAAACTTCCTGCTTCAATGAAGGTTTTACTCGAAAACCTATTGCGTAATGAAGATGGCGAAACCGTCACGAAAGACGATTTGCAAGCCATGGTCGACTGGTCGAAGAAGAAGAAAATTGACCGCGAGATTCAGTACCGGCCTGCGCGGGTTCTGATGCAGGACTTCACCGGTGTTCCGGGTATTGTCGATTTAGCGGCAATGCGTGACGCCGTGGCGAAAGCCGGGCATGACCCTGAAGTCATTAACCCGTTGTCGCCGGTCGACCTGGTCATTGACCACTCGGTAATGGTAGACAAATACGCAACTGAAGGGGCCTTTAAAGAAAACGTCCGCTTTGAGATGGAACGTAATAAAGAGCGTTACGAGTTCCTGAAATGGGGGCAGGGTGCCTTTGAGAACTTCCGCGTAGTACCGCCGGGGACCGGTATTTGCCACCAGGTGAACCTGGAGTATTTAGGCAAGAGTGTCTGGACGAAAGAAGAAGACGGCAAAACTTTTGCTTATCCTGACACTTTGGTTGGCACCGACTCGCACACCACCATGATCAACGGTATTGGCGTACTAGGCTGGGGCGTTGGCGGTATTGAAGCCGAAGCTGCTATGCTGGGACAGCCGGTTTCCATGTTGATACCGGAAGTTGTCGGCTTCCGTATGACCGGAGCGCTGAAAGAAGGTGTAACCGCGACAGACTTGGTATTAACAGTTACTCAAATGCTGCGTGAAAAAGGCGTAGTAGGTAAATTTGTTGAGTTTTACGGTCCTGGTCTGGACAACTTACCGTTAGCTGACCGCGCAACCATTTCAAACATGTCGCCGGAATATGGCGCAACCTGTGGTTTCTTCCCGGTAGATGATGAAACCCTGCGCTATTTCCGTCTGTCAGGTCGTGATGAAGAAACCATTGAGTTGGTTGAGAAGTACTCTAAAGCTCAGGGTTTGTGGCGCGACAATGATAACGAACCGGAGTACACCGATACGCTGGAATTAGACTTAAGCACCGTAACAGCCTCGCTTGCCGGTCCAAAACGCCCGCAGGATCGAGTGAATATGGAGCAGCTTGGCAGTAATTTCGACCTGATACTGGAAACTAACGGTAAATCGGGTGAGAAAGACAAAGAAGTAAAAGTTAAAGGTAAGGACTATTCCTTATCGCACGGTGATGTTGTCATCGCTGCTATAACTTCTTGTACCAATACGTCAAACCCAAGCGTCATGATGGCAGCAGGCTTACTGGCTAAAAAAGCAGTGGAAAAAGGGCTGGTTCGTAAGCCATGGGTGAAATCGTCATTGGCTCCGGGTTCTAAAGTAGTTACTGATTATTTCGCAAAAGCCGGTTTAGATGAGTACCTTGATAAACTTGGCTTTAACTTAGTGGGCTACGGTTGTACTACCTGTATTGGTAACTCTGGTCCGCTGGACGATGAAATAACGGAAGCCATTAATGAAGGTGACCTGACGGTATCTTCTGTGTTGTCAGGAAACCGTAACTTTGAAGGCCGTGTTCACCCTGAAGTTAAAGCGAACTGGCTGGCGTCACCACCGCTAGTGGTTGCCTACGCGCTGTCGGGTACAACGCGTACTGACTTGAGTAAAGATCCTTTAGGTAAAGACTCTGACGGTAATGATGTATTCCTGAAAGACATTTGGCCTAGCAGTTCAGAAATTGCTGAAGCTGTGAAAATGGTTGATAACGAGATGTTCGGCAAAGAATACGGAGAAGTCTTTGAAGGTGATGAAGAATGGCAGTCAATTAGTGTTGCCAAAGGCAATACCTATAACTGGCAGGACGACTCTACTTACGTTAAGAACCCACCGTTCTTTGAAGGTATTGATAAGCCACTGCAGGCACCGAGCGACATTAAAGACGCTAACGTGTTGGCGGTATTTGCGGACTCAATTACGACGGATCACATTTCACCGGCAGGTTCTATTAAGCCAGATTCGCCAGCAGGTAAGTATCTGCAGGAAAATGGCGTCGAAATTAAAGACTTTAACTCTTATGGTTCGCGTCGTGGTAACCACGAAGTCATGATGCGCGGTACTTTTGCCAATATTCGTATTAAAAACCAGATGCTGGATGATGTTGAAGGTGGTTACACCAAGTACATTCCAACTGGCGAGCAAATGGCCATTTACGATGCCGCCATGAAGTATATGGAAAATGACACACCATTGGTTGTATTAGCTGGTAAAGAGTACGGTACCGGTTCTAGCCGTGACTGGGCTGCCAAAGGTACAACGCTGTTAGGTGTTAAGGCCGTACTGGCTGAGAGCTATGAACGTATTCACCGTTCTAACCTGGTGGGTATGGGCGTTCTGCCGCTGCAATTTGTTGAAGGTGAAGGTGTTAAAGAACACAAGCTGACTGGCGAAGAGCAGATATCGATTTTAGGCCTTGATGATAACCTCAAGCCTGGACAAATGCTGAAAGTTGTTGCTAAACGCAAAGACGGAAGCGAAGTCGAGTTTGAGGTTAAGTGCCGTATCGATACTGGTAATGAAATGAGCTACTACAAAAGTGGTGGTATCTTACATTACGTATTGCGCGGAATGCTTAAATAA
- the tesB gene encoding acyl-CoA thioesterase II: protein MSQVLDDLLDLLTLESIEDGLYRGQSQDLGFGAVFGGQVIGQALSAAKETLPQERVCHSFHSYFLRPGDAKKPIVYDVETIRDGKSFSARRVKAIQYGKPIFYMTASFQQQEEGFEHQDTMPEVPGPEGLVSDLDIYREHEELIPAPLRKKFICDKPIEMRFVTPYNPFKPEKDEPRRYVWFRANGNMPDDQRVHKYLLAYASDFNFLPTALQPHGVSFAQPHMQVATVDHAMWFHRDFRMDDWLLYAIDSPSASGQRGLVRGQIFTRDGVLVASTIQEGVIRDRG from the coding sequence ATGAGTCAGGTACTCGATGATTTACTCGACCTGCTAACCCTGGAGAGCATTGAGGACGGTCTTTACCGTGGACAAAGTCAGGATCTAGGCTTTGGCGCAGTTTTTGGTGGTCAGGTTATTGGACAGGCGCTGTCGGCGGCTAAAGAAACTTTACCTCAGGAGCGAGTGTGCCATTCGTTTCACAGTTACTTTTTACGCCCGGGTGACGCCAAAAAACCTATTGTTTATGACGTTGAAACCATACGCGACGGTAAAAGTTTTTCAGCACGCAGAGTCAAAGCCATACAGTATGGTAAACCCATTTTCTACATGACTGCGTCTTTCCAGCAACAGGAAGAAGGCTTTGAGCATCAGGACACCATGCCTGAAGTGCCCGGTCCAGAAGGCTTAGTTTCAGACTTGGATATTTATCGTGAACACGAAGAGCTGATACCGGCACCACTGCGCAAGAAATTCATTTGCGACAAGCCCATAGAAATGCGCTTTGTTACCCCATATAACCCATTTAAACCTGAAAAAGACGAGCCTCGCCGTTATGTCTGGTTCAGAGCTAACGGCAACATGCCGGACGATCAGCGTGTGCACAAATACTTGCTGGCTTATGCGTCAGACTTTAACTTTTTACCGACAGCACTGCAGCCTCATGGCGTGAGCTTTGCTCAACCCCATATGCAGGTTGCAACCGTTGATCATGCCATGTGGTTCCATCGCGACTTCCGTATGGATGACTGGCTGCTCTACGCAATAGATAGCCCTTCTGCCAGTGGTCAGCGCGGTTTAGTGCGCGGGCAAATATTCACGCGTGATGGTGTGCTAGTAGCATCGACAATTCAGGAAGGTGTTATACGGGACCGCGGTTAA
- a CDS encoding NupC/NupG family nucleoside CNT transporter: MNSILGIAVIFIVAYLVSTDRKAIRWRTVLGAFGIQVGLACIVLYTTVGKELLLSFAAGISEVIGYTQAGINFLFGGLASEEFGLVFAIQVLSVIVFFSSLISVLYYLGIMKWIIRILGGGLQKLLGTSRPESMSAAANIFVGQTEAPMMVRPFIGTMTRSELFAVMVGGMASVSGSVLAGLAEVGIELKYLIAASFMAAPGGFLMAKMMIPESEKPRNDLNEIEVEDNSANVIDAAAQGASSGLQLAMNVGAMLLAFVALIALVNGIFGWVGGWFGYSELTLQQIFGYVFQPVAYVLGVSWDEANLAGSFIGQKLVINEFVAYLDFVNYKDQLSENSQVIITFVLCGFANFSSIAILLGGLGGMAPSRRHDIARLGMRALLAATLANMMSAAIAGFFVSLT, encoded by the coding sequence ATGAATAGTATTCTCGGCATTGCCGTCATCTTTATCGTTGCCTATTTAGTTTCAACGGATCGCAAAGCCATTCGTTGGCGAACGGTTCTCGGAGCCTTCGGCATTCAAGTAGGGTTAGCGTGTATTGTACTCTACACCACTGTAGGAAAAGAGTTACTACTGAGTTTTGCGGCCGGGATTTCCGAGGTCATTGGGTACACTCAGGCAGGCATCAACTTTTTATTTGGTGGATTGGCATCAGAAGAGTTTGGTCTTGTTTTTGCCATTCAAGTTTTGTCGGTCATTGTTTTCTTCTCCTCTCTTATTTCCGTTTTGTACTACTTAGGCATTATGAAATGGATTATTCGCATTTTAGGCGGAGGGCTGCAAAAGCTGCTGGGTACCAGTCGCCCGGAATCCATGTCGGCGGCCGCCAATATTTTTGTCGGACAAACCGAAGCACCCATGATGGTCAGGCCGTTTATCGGTACTATGACTCGTTCTGAACTGTTTGCGGTTATGGTGGGCGGGATGGCCTCAGTATCTGGCTCTGTGCTTGCTGGTTTAGCTGAAGTTGGAATCGAGCTCAAGTATCTTATTGCGGCGAGCTTTATGGCTGCGCCTGGCGGATTCTTAATGGCTAAAATGATGATTCCCGAATCAGAGAAGCCGCGTAACGATCTCAACGAAATTGAAGTGGAAGATAATTCCGCAAATGTCATTGACGCAGCAGCTCAAGGGGCATCCAGTGGCCTGCAGTTAGCAATGAATGTTGGTGCTATGTTGTTAGCCTTCGTTGCGCTTATTGCACTGGTTAACGGCATTTTTGGCTGGGTTGGCGGTTGGTTTGGGTATTCTGAACTGACCTTACAGCAAATTTTTGGTTATGTATTTCAGCCTGTTGCCTATGTATTAGGGGTCAGTTGGGATGAAGCTAACCTGGCGGGAAGCTTTATTGGTCAGAAGCTGGTTATTAATGAATTTGTCGCCTACCTCGATTTTGTCAATTACAAAGATCAGTTAAGTGAAAACTCGCAGGTTATCATTACCTTTGTGCTTTGCGGGTTTGCGAACTTTTCGTCTATTGCTATTTTGCTGGGCGGGTTAGGCGGTATGGCGCCCAGCCGACGCCATGACATTGCTCGTTTAGGTATGCGGGCTTTATTAGCAGCGACTTTGGCAAACATGATGAGTGCTGCAATTGCCGGTTTCTTTGTTTCTCTGACCTAA
- the udk gene encoding uridine kinase yields MSKITVIAIAGASASGKSLFASTVYQELVAELGTDGIAILAEDAYYRDQSHMTMEQRVLTNYDQPAAFEHDLLMQHLRQLKAGEAVDMPQYSHTTHTRLEKSIRVAPAKVVMVEGILLLTDEKLREQFDISVFMDTPLDICLLRRIKRDIEERGRTLQSVTEQYEQYVRPAFFDFIFPSKQFADLVVTRGGQNEIAIDIIKTKIRQLLAE; encoded by the coding sequence GTGAGTAAAATAACAGTTATAGCGATAGCTGGCGCCTCAGCGTCAGGAAAAAGCCTGTTTGCCTCCACGGTGTATCAGGAGTTAGTGGCTGAATTAGGAACTGACGGCATTGCTATTCTGGCCGAAGACGCTTACTACCGTGACCAGAGTCATATGACCATGGAGCAGCGGGTGTTAACTAACTATGATCAGCCTGCTGCTTTCGAACACGATTTGCTGATGCAACATTTGCGGCAGTTAAAAGCCGGTGAAGCGGTCGATATGCCGCAGTACAGCCATACTACGCATACCCGCCTGGAAAAATCTATACGGGTTGCTCCGGCAAAAGTCGTAATGGTTGAGGGTATTTTGCTGTTAACCGATGAAAAGTTACGTGAACAGTTTGATATCTCGGTATTTATGGACACGCCATTGGATATTTGTCTGCTGCGCCGTATCAAGCGCGATATTGAAGAGCGTGGACGTACGTTGCAGTCGGTTACTGAACAATATGAGCAGTATGTTCGTCCCGCATTCTTTGACTTTATATTCCCGTCTAAGCAGTTTGCTGATCTCGTTGTCACTCGCGGTGGTCAAAACGAAATCGCCATTGATATTATAAAAACAAAAATACGTCAGTTGCTGGCGGAATAA
- a CDS encoding M16 family metallopeptidase, producing MKMMKTLTAVAVATVLLGGCQTTQSANNGQAVSQSQFPEVKVNYETFTLDNGLTVVVHEDRKAPIVAVNVWYAVGSKDEKMGQTGFAHLFEHLMFNGTENYDDEYFGPFERAGATEMNGTTNNDRTNYFENVPTPALDMALWMESDRMGHLLGAITQDKLDEQRGVVQNEKRQGEAQPYGKAWSYIAEQTFPEGHPYSWSVIGSMEDLNAASLDDVHQWFEDYYGAANAVLVLAGDIDVETAKEKVTKYFADIGPGKPLQKQEAWVAKRDEQKRSTMEDRVPAPRIYKVWNTAQMGTADSEYLNLLADILANGKNSRLYERLVYNEQIASSVGAFQYGRKLSGQFFITADAKPGVELEQIEKIIDEELERLITEGPTAAELQRTKFSTTANFVRRAEKVGGFGGKSDILASGAVYHDNPGFYQQEMEWTKQASVNDLQNAAEQWLSSGDFVLNVVPQPEYITQETNADRSQLPDVGDLPQLELPEVKTFTLSNGLEVYLAQRSDTPTIEMSLVFDSGYASDVGGKLGTASYTMSMLKEGTENLSALELNERLESLGTNLNASASLDSSRISMDTLSVNFAESLALMNDVLQNPAFSDEEIERKRSNWIEGIRKEEARPQTQALRVLPGLMFGEGHAYSQPLTGSGTPESIKSLTREDLVQHAQTWLRPDNAKLVIVGDTNVEQAQSLLEEQFASWQAPASDKPEKTLDTSMASETSRVFLIDKPGNPQSVIIAGQLAPSGQVDNADTIDVMNTILGGSFTSRLNMNLREDKGWSYGARSIWLDNEGPGLLIALAPVQTDKTKESIQEIMKEFTQYEGDKPATADELAKVKANKTAKLPGAYETKGSLLSGLVSTFNKGKNVEYLENYGQRINAITLNDIQDNADKVLKPDAMTWVIVGDLAEIEEKVRSLNLGEVTILKESDVK from the coding sequence ATGAAAATGATGAAAACTTTAACCGCCGTTGCTGTAGCAACTGTGTTACTAGGCGGTTGTCAGACAACTCAGTCAGCTAATAACGGCCAGGCTGTCAGCCAGTCACAATTCCCCGAAGTAAAGGTCAACTACGAGACATTTACATTGGATAACGGTTTAACGGTTGTTGTTCATGAAGATCGCAAAGCGCCTATCGTTGCGGTTAATGTTTGGTACGCCGTTGGCTCTAAAGACGAAAAAATGGGCCAAACGGGTTTTGCCCACTTATTTGAGCACTTAATGTTTAACGGTACCGAAAACTACGATGACGAATACTTCGGTCCTTTTGAACGCGCTGGTGCAACAGAAATGAACGGCACCACCAACAATGACCGTACCAACTATTTTGAAAATGTTCCTACACCGGCATTGGATATGGCCTTGTGGATGGAGTCTGATCGTATGGGTCACCTGTTAGGAGCCATAACTCAAGACAAACTCGACGAGCAGCGCGGCGTTGTGCAAAACGAAAAGCGCCAGGGTGAAGCTCAGCCGTATGGTAAGGCCTGGAGTTATATCGCCGAACAGACCTTCCCCGAAGGACATCCGTACTCATGGTCGGTTATTGGCTCTATGGAAGACTTGAACGCGGCGTCTCTTGACGACGTTCACCAGTGGTTTGAAGATTACTATGGTGCAGCTAACGCAGTTTTGGTTTTAGCCGGTGATATTGATGTTGAAACCGCGAAAGAAAAAGTGACCAAATACTTTGCTGATATTGGCCCTGGTAAACCACTGCAAAAACAGGAAGCCTGGGTTGCTAAACGCGATGAGCAAAAACGCTCGACTATGGAAGATCGTGTTCCGGCCCCACGGATTTATAAGGTATGGAATACCGCACAAATGGGGACTGCCGACTCCGAATACCTTAACCTATTGGCGGACATTCTGGCTAACGGTAAAAACTCACGACTTTATGAACGCTTAGTTTATAACGAACAAATTGCCAGCTCTGTTGGTGCCTTCCAATATGGTCGCAAACTCTCTGGTCAATTCTTTATTACGGCTGATGCCAAACCAGGTGTTGAGCTTGAGCAAATTGAAAAAATTATTGATGAAGAGCTTGAGCGTTTAATTACGGAAGGTCCAACGGCGGCAGAATTGCAACGCACCAAATTCAGCACCACAGCCAATTTCGTTCGTCGCGCTGAAAAAGTTGGTGGCTTTGGTGGTAAATCTGACATTCTGGCTTCAGGAGCGGTTTACCATGATAACCCCGGCTTCTACCAACAAGAGATGGAATGGACAAAACAAGCTTCCGTCAATGACCTACAAAATGCGGCAGAACAATGGTTAAGCTCTGGTGACTTTGTGCTTAATGTTGTACCACAACCTGAATATATTACCCAGGAAACTAATGCCGATCGCTCACAATTACCTGACGTTGGCGACTTGCCACAGCTAGAATTGCCTGAAGTTAAAACTTTCACCTTATCTAATGGTTTAGAAGTTTATCTGGCTCAACGTAGCGATACGCCAACCATTGAAATGAGTCTGGTCTTTGACAGTGGTTATGCTTCGGATGTTGGCGGCAAACTCGGAACAGCAAGTTACACCATGTCGATGCTAAAAGAAGGCACTGAAAACCTAAGCGCACTGGAATTAAATGAGCGTTTAGAGTCTTTAGGAACCAACTTAAATGCGTCAGCCAGCCTCGATAGTTCACGCATTAGCATGGATACACTTAGTGTAAACTTTGCCGAGAGCTTAGCACTGATGAATGATGTGCTGCAGAATCCGGCTTTTTCTGACGAAGAAATTGAACGCAAGCGTTCAAACTGGATAGAAGGCATTCGCAAGGAAGAAGCTCGCCCTCAAACTCAAGCTTTACGCGTGTTGCCCGGCTTAATGTTTGGAGAAGGACACGCTTACAGCCAGCCATTAACCGGCTCAGGTACGCCTGAATCCATTAAGTCATTAACTCGTGAAGACTTAGTCCAGCACGCTCAAACCTGGTTACGCCCGGACAACGCAAAACTGGTGATTGTGGGTGATACCAACGTTGAACAAGCTCAGTCTTTATTAGAAGAGCAGTTTGCCAGCTGGCAGGCTCCGGCTTCTGATAAACCAGAAAAGACTCTTGATACTTCGATGGCATCTGAAACCAGTCGCGTATTCCTGATTGATAAACCAGGAAACCCTCAGTCAGTGATAATAGCGGGTCAGTTGGCTCCTTCTGGCCAAGTCGACAATGCTGATACTATTGACGTAATGAACACCATTCTTGGCGGCAGTTTCACCAGTCGTCTGAACATGAACTTACGTGAAGACAAAGGCTGGTCTTATGGTGCTCGCTCTATTTGGTTAGATAACGAAGGCCCAGGGTTACTAATTGCACTGGCTCCGGTTCAAACCGATAAAACTAAAGAGTCGATTCAGGAAATTATGAAAGAATTTACTCAATACGAAGGTGACAAACCAGCAACCGCAGACGAGCTGGCAAAAGTTAAAGCCAACAAAACAGCTAAATTACCTGGCGCCTACGAAACCAAAGGCAGCTTGCTTAGCGGTTTAGTCAGCACATTTAATAAAGGCAAAAACGTTGAGTATCTCGAAAACTATGGTCAACGCATAAACGCCATTACGCTTAACGACATTCAGGATAATGCGGACAAGGTTTTAAAACCTGACGCTATGACCTGGGTTATCGTCGGTGACCTGGCTGAAATAGAAGAAAAAGTACGTTCACTGAATTTAGGTGAAGTGACCATTCTAAAAGAAAGCGACGTTAAGTAA
- a CDS encoding 2OG-Fe(II) oxygenase has translation MNDFIETYDNALSSELCQQLITVFEKSRHTFQGRTGGGVDVSKKSSTDLALNAHPEYQKLLLEIQKITARYALEYFKKYHFALIAPVALTLQHPKTQQPAALTHDNFDEIAKGKEMAIMQKLFRVGAIQMQRYRKGEGNYNYWHCEAFPQKGSTEPLHRALLFMYYLNDVDEGGETDFYYQERSLKPKAGQMVIAPAYFTHTHRGRIPVSNDKYILTSWILHSRAEQLFGE, from the coding sequence ATGAATGATTTTATCGAAACCTATGATAATGCTTTATCCTCCGAATTGTGCCAGCAGCTCATCACAGTTTTCGAAAAGTCACGGCATACCTTTCAGGGGCGTACCGGAGGTGGTGTTGATGTGAGTAAAAAGTCGAGTACGGACTTAGCATTGAACGCTCACCCGGAGTACCAGAAGCTGCTGCTGGAAATACAGAAAATCACAGCCCGATATGCGTTGGAGTATTTTAAAAAATATCATTTTGCCTTGATAGCGCCAGTCGCGCTAACGTTGCAGCACCCTAAAACTCAGCAGCCAGCCGCTTTAACACATGATAATTTTGATGAGATAGCGAAAGGCAAAGAAATGGCAATTATGCAAAAGCTGTTTCGTGTCGGTGCAATACAAATGCAGCGTTATCGCAAAGGTGAAGGAAATTATAATTACTGGCACTGTGAAGCTTTTCCTCAGAAAGGTTCGACTGAACCACTGCATCGGGCTCTGTTGTTTATGTATTACTTAAACGATGTAGACGAAGGTGGTGAAACGGACTTTTATTATCAGGAACGGTCGCTAAAACCCAAAGCGGGTCAAATGGTTATAGCGCCAGCTTACTTTACTCACACGCATAGAGGCAGAATACCTGTATCAAATGATAAGTATATTTTAACCAGCTGGATCCTTCATAGTCGCGCAGAGCAATTATTTGGTGAGTAA